A genomic segment from Cyanobium sp. NIES-981 encodes:
- a CDS encoding class I SAM-dependent methyltransferase, with protein MNHSTQASDVFGAVAAAYARHRLTYPAAFFDAFAARLPAGARVWDCGCGSGQAALDLAARNVSVIATDASAEQLGAARRHPLVTYRQARAEASGLGTASVDGVVVAAALHWFELEAFNAEVLRVARPGALLAWIGYLPLSLPHRQLQQILEHFRSVTLGPWWAPSCAWVEAGYRNLPFPAREDPFPAGLWIERRWTLPQLIAHLGTTSAVQRSRTAGLDLLTPLQASLQPLWPERGDGALPLRWPFMGRWGTLPGAAPAA; from the coding sequence ATGAACCACTCCACGCAGGCGAGCGATGTGTTCGGTGCGGTGGCGGCCGCCTACGCCCGCCACCGCCTCACCTATCCGGCCGCTTTCTTCGACGCGTTCGCCGCCCGCCTGCCCGCCGGGGCCAGGGTGTGGGACTGCGGCTGCGGCAGCGGCCAGGCTGCCCTGGATCTGGCGGCCCGGAACGTGAGCGTGATCGCCACCGATGCCAGCGCCGAGCAGCTCGGCGCCGCCCGCCGCCATCCCCTGGTGACCTACCGCCAGGCCAGGGCCGAAGCCAGCGGTCTCGGGACGGCCAGCGTCGATGGGGTGGTGGTGGCCGCGGCGCTGCACTGGTTCGAGCTGGAGGCCTTCAACGCCGAGGTGCTGCGCGTGGCGCGGCCCGGAGCCCTGCTCGCCTGGATCGGCTACCTGCCACTGTCTCTGCCGCACCGGCAGCTGCAGCAGATCCTCGAGCACTTCCGCAGCGTCACCCTGGGCCCGTGGTGGGCTCCGTCCTGCGCCTGGGTGGAGGCCGGTTACCGCAACCTGCCCTTTCCGGCCCGGGAAGACCCCTTCCCCGCAGGCCTCTGGATCGAGCGCCGCTGGACGCTCCCGCAGCTGATCGCCCACCTCGGCACCACCTCAGCGGTGCAGCGCAGCCGCACCGCTGGCCTCGACCTGCTCACCCCGCTCCAGGCCAGCCTCCAACCCCTGTGGCCCGAGCGGGGAGACGGCGCCCTCCCCCTGCGCTGGCCGTTCATGGGGCGGTGGGGCACCCTTCCTGGGGCTGCGCCGGCAGCCTGA